The proteins below are encoded in one region of Halalkalicoccus jeotgali B3:
- a CDS encoding DUF5805 domain-containing protein: MASEDATERTTVKTYVPKYQKEIWKEDAEDFDMSQSEFIRTMVQAGRRGFNLEQPKDTSSDANPRGNGVKEGVLNALQNEVHTWDELLSKMSEGIEDRLEESLQELQENNRIQYSGRLGGYKIVDNE, encoded by the coding sequence ATGGCAAGTGAGGACGCGACAGAGCGAACCACCGTAAAGACATATGTCCCCAAATACCAAAAAGAAATCTGGAAAGAAGACGCGGAGGATTTTGATATGTCTCAGAGTGAATTTATACGAACAATGGTCCAAGCTGGTCGTCGTGGCTTCAATTTAGAACAGCCGAAGGATACTTCTTCGGACGCAAACCCCAGGGGTAATGGTGTGAAAGAAGGGGTGCTCAACGCTCTTCAAAACGAAGTCCACACGTGGGATGAACTCCTATCCAAAATGTCTGAGGGCATAGAGGATAGGTTAGAAGAGTCTCTTCAAGAATTACAAGAAAATAACCGTATTCAATACAGTGGACGGCTTGGTGGATACAAGATTGTCGATAATGAATGA